The following nucleotide sequence is from Cucumis melo cultivar AY chromosome 1, USDA_Cmelo_AY_1.0, whole genome shotgun sequence.
TATATATTCGATATGACTTTTATCGATATCTATTAAAATATCTATCGTTGATACATActtaaaatttgttatattttgtaattactttgtcattattttgctatatttgaaaacaactctcgtatatatatatttatttattgtgaTGTTCTTGAGCAAGAAGACATTGCATGATATTTTGtcaaaataaaaagtaagtcaTAGTAACAACATGGAATTGAGTCAATAATTTACACCTAAAAATTGACTTCAcatcttttttcgtttttggaaaTTGACTGCCCTTTGGTAATGATGGTTAATTGGAAATCGATTTTAATTAAGAAATCAACCAAAtaagttgaagaaaaaagaatattggAAATATGGAGACAATTGAAAGGTTAAGAGACTAAATAAATAACATTCCTTCTAATTTTAGCATCTATCCCTTGGACTTCCTCTTAGCTTGTATGAGTTACTAAaccaattaattaaaatttggcTTACTAATTAGATTATTAAtatgaaaaaggaaaattcTATGTTAATGGGTAAAACCTTTGATCAATATATATCATCTCATTCATTTTACTTTGATGCTTTGGGTAAatctctttccttcttccacATGTGCCCTCTGTTATTATAGATCGAGAGCAGCTCCTAATGGCTTCCCCTCCCTTTATTTTGAAGCAATTGTAGAAGCAgtgtaaaatattttttaaaaagaaaaaagaaaccaaaCTAAATCATCGATCCTTCAATTTCAATGTTAGAGACGGAGAAAACACACACTTAATTATTGTTGTACTAGGAGTTAATAACAGGAAGAACAACTACCGAAGCATATCAAAGTATAGAAAACACAtcaaactttggtaacccagttcgatgacaCATCATCTACATCTGGGAGGTCTTAGACCCATGATAAGAGATTATATTGCTCATGTAGTGATGAATCGTTACAATTTTATGATGAATGGTACAACACTCTAAACATAGATCAACCATAGACTAATTTTAACAATCAAAACTATATTGTACAATAACAATTGCCATAACATTAATAAGGACAACTTCCCCTTAATCAATATTCACGTGCAATCCTAAGCATTCTTGATAGCTGATTGATCTGTTATATTCATCATGTTGTATCGTCGCACATTAGTTCTTACCAAACTCTTACCACTTgtcataatatatattttcccAAAAAATTCTCTACCCAAACCAAATTTCAAACAATTGGTAAGAGTAAAGATCCAAACTGACCAAGAAAGGTGGGATATCTGTAAAAATCTCAACCACTATacttaaatatataattaataaatcaatATAATAAAGGGAGTGGAACCATATCATAACAGATAGGTGGagtaatatttaaataataataataataaaaggtagaaattgaaagattatatatattacaaattaAGATAGGGTTTGTGTGAGTTTAATTTcgagaacaaaaaaaaattagagataAGACTGTATGAATGAATTGTTATTTCTTCTCAGTCAATGCTTTGCAGGTTGGTTTTTCATCGGAATGGGACCTCTTGGATGAGCTAAACCAAATTTGGCTACGAATTAGATTATCTCTTTCTCGTTTAAATATCTTTTAGGAGTCAAGCAACCAAAAAGAATATACACTAACACATAACACCAACAACTTAACCTCTCCAAATTGAAGAGTAAAAAATCACATGACCATAGTCAAAATTCCATtgtcaataataataatagaaagaTACACGACACATACATATCAATTGAGGATATTAACTAAGTAAAAAAATTACTTGAAAGGAAAAGCAAAACAAAAGGTCTCTTAGAACTTATCTGTGCCTTCAGGAAATCACCTTCCTCCTCCCTTTATTTAGCAGCAATTAGTGCAAAAACACTGTAagatttaaaaaacaaaagttaaaatcAATAAACCTTCAAATTTCAAGGTTAGAGAGATTAGACTTTTGAAGTTCACAAATAATTAGACACCAAAGCCAAAAAATGTAGAAAACAGAGGTAGTTTGTGTGCATAGATATACCTTATTTCTTGCCTTCTATTCCTTTTGGTTTTTGCAGCTTTTAAAACCAATAATGTAATTTATGTTTGTAATGACGGTATAAGCTGTCAGGGCTGAACACAATCCATCAGTAATTAAGAGTGAGAGATGAGAGCTTTCTAATCTTTACTGATTATCATTTTTTAAAGTCATCACGGAAAGAGAGAGTAGAGAATTAAATTGACATGAGAGGATCGAAAGTTAAAAGTTTGATCATCTGGAAACAATCGTTTATCAAAGAAAGTGATGAATAGAAATGGTTGTGCATACCTACGTCGAGTCTTGACAAAGGTGATTTCAGTGCGATCATCTTCACCTGTTTGTTTGTTGTCCAAGTTAAACATCTTCTTCAACCTTCTGTATTTGTTTTGCTTCTTCCAACTCTTCCTCAATTTGGGGCATTTTAACACATATAATGATCCTTTTAAGGAGCGGATTTGGCTAAGTCCTTCCGGCAACGTCCTTAAATTAGGACAATCATAAATCGCCAAATAGGACAATGAAGTCAGGCCGCATACTCCTTCCGGCAATGAAGTTAAATTGTGACATTTCAAAATCGACAAGTGTGATAGGGAAACGAGGTGGCCGATCTCTTCTGGCAACAAACGTAATTTGGGACAGTCAAGAATACGCAAACCTGATAGTGAACTGAGTTGGCCGATCCCTTCAATACTCACTAAATTTTCACAACCTATTAGAAGCAAAAATTCAAGAGCTGTCAAATGTTCCAAACCCTTTGGCAAATACTCCAATTTGGGAATGTCCCAAAAACGAAGCTTGCGGAGATTGCTAAGTTCTTTCCAGTACAATAGCCTATCATCTTCCTCATACACGAGATGGGAAGAAGACATTtgtaaatatttgcaactttgTATGGTAAGAGACTCAAGATCTTTCATATTGCAGTTTAACGCCTCTGACAGGAACTTGATATCAATATTTTCAATCTCAAGAGTAGATAATTTAGACagagttgaagaagaagaagaatccgCAGCAAGGTTTGTAGCCATTCTTATTACCATATCAAAAACTTTCAAACCAACACCCCCTATTGCCAATGATTGCAAAGGTGGATGCTGTGGAATAAAAGCCAGCTGAGGACAATCCAAAATCCATAATTGTGAAAGCTGATGTAATGCTGTTGGAAGAGAGGCATTGTATTGAGCAGAGTAATTCGATGGGATTTCCCCCCTCCTCCACCACCCTTTCAACTTAGGCATTTTCTTAATCCTTAGTTTCTCAAGAGATGGAAAAAAAGTTGTTGATGAAGAAACAGAATTGCTATCATCAATGTATTCGATATTCGTTAAGTCCTCAAGATGAAGATTCTTGAGATATGGAAATTGATCAAATTGAGGGAGATGCTCCAATTTTTCACAATGACAAAGTTCTATGCTAACCAGACCATCCAGGAAATAATCAGAAGATACCCAATCACATAACTTCATGCCTCTATATCCTTTTATACTCATTTTGCCAACATTTGAATGTGGTTTTAAGCACTCCAAAGTCCTCTCATCTTCAGCATACGAGGCATCATCAATTCTCGGCTTCTTCTTATCTGTGTCCCAATGTAATTCCAACTTTCGAATTTCAGacttttcttcaaaatatttcaCATTTTCTATATCAATAGTTGTGCAAAATTGTAATCCTCGAACACATAATGATCCTCTCAAGCTTTTAAGTTCATTCAATTCACTTAAATTGCCACCTTTATCTTTTCctaatacaaacaaattcattGTCTGAAGGCTACTCATCCCACCTAGCCCTTTTGGCATGTGAGTCAAACGGGAGCATCCTTGTAGATCAAGATGCCTAAGATTCATCAAATTGCTAATATCTTTTGGCAATTCTCTTAGCCATCTGCAGTATCGAAGGATAAGTGTTTCCAAATTATACAATTTGGTAATAAATGTTGGAAGGAACCTTACATCCAAATCAGAAAGATTAAGATATCTCAAATGTTTCAACTTATCAATAAACTTAGGAGGATGACAACAACATCTATCCAAATTCAATGTTCGTAATCGAAAAAGGTTAATATGATACTTTTTCAGAGAGGAAATAGAATTAAAAGTCAAATCCAATGTTCTCAACTTCTTTGCCTGAGTGAACGATCTAGGTACAAGTTCCCTCGATATTGGCCTTCTTCGGTTGTAGAGAAATGAGACATGTCGAGTCCTTTTATCAATGGACCCAACACCATCATTTACAAGCACACATTCATTTTCTACCATCAAAAGcgcaagatcgtgtatcaaatcaTGCATCTTGCACTTCTTGATGTCTCcccatttattttttcttatgtCTTGAAAGAACGACCTCCCCAATAACTCTTTAAAATAATCATCCCCAACATCTTCAATTGCTTTTTCATTACGTGGTTGAATGATCAAACCTTGTGCCATCCATAGTTTTACCAATTCATCCTTTCGAAACTCATAATCTTTAGGAAACAAAGAACAATACATAAAACATCGCTTTAAGTTAGATGGAAGGTGGTCAAAACTAATCTTCAGTATTTGTTGAATTTGATTTTCTTGTTGTAAAGTTGTGCCAAGTTCATTATGGTCCTTGAATGACAACCAATCCTTTTCTGTGTTTTGGAAATATAGCAAACGGCCAACTACTCTTATTCCAAGAGGAGAACCTTTCAACTTTGCTACAATCTCCTTTCCGATTTTGACCAAATTTAAATTCTCaatctcttcttcttcgttcaAGAATGCCATTTTTCTAAACAACACCCAAGAGTTGTGATTGTCGAGTTCTTTTAAATGGTGAAATGAATCTGTGTCAGAAGTCTGTGCAACTTGTTGGCTACGAGTTGTGATCAAAATTCTACTTCCCATTGCACCACCCATTAGATATCTTTTTAGATCAATCCACTTCTCATGGCTTTCATTCCACACATCATCCATGACCAACAAGTACCTTTTTCCATTAATTTTCTCTCAAAGCATACTTTGTAATTTATCCAATTGGAGGGGTTCAAGTTTCTTTTCCTCGAAAAGCTCTATTATATTTCCAACAATTGTCCTGACATTAAATTCTTCAGAAATACAGACCCATAATTTCAATTGAAAATGTTTGTTTATCTTCTCATCATTATAGACAGATTGAGCAAGTGCGGTCTTTCCTAATCCTCCCATACCAACTATGGAAATCACTTCAACATTATCCTTTTTGGTTTTGGTATCCAATAGAAAATCTATAATAACTTTCTTGTCGTCATCCCTACCAATCACTTCTCCCTCAGGAATAAAAGATGAAGTCTCACGTATCTTTCTCAACTCATCGCCTTGTATCTCCCCCATACGCATGGAAAGGTGGAGTTTATCTTTATCATCAGCAATAGCATTTAGTTTCTCCCTAACTTCTTTAATTTGTTGACCCATTTTGAGACCAAATGAAACCTGATGAAATTTAGAGAAGAAGATACGTACATGTTTGGTGGTTCTTCTACTTTCAGTAAGAACTTGCTTTTT
It contains:
- the LOC127148640 gene encoding putative disease resistance protein RGA1, which codes for MAESIIFAVAGNMITKMGSLALRELGLSWRINDELDKLQGTLSAIRAVLLDAEEQQSKSHAVKDWISKLKDVFYDIDDLVDELSYETLKKQVLTESRRTTKHVRIFFSKFHQVSFGLKMGQQIKEVREKLNAIADDKDKLHLSMRMGEIQGDELRKIRETSSFIPEGEVIGRDDDKKVIIDFLLDTKTKKDNVEVISIVGMGGLGKTALAQSVYNDEKINKHFQLKLWVCISEEFNVRTIVGNIIELFEEKKLEPLQLDKLQSML
- the LOC103499950 gene encoding disease resistance protein RGA2-like — translated: MDDVWNESHEKWIDLKRYLMGGAMGSRILITTRSQQVAQTSDTDSFHHLKELDNHNSWVLFRKMAFLNEEEEIENLNLVKIGKEIVAKLKGSPLGIRVVGRLLYFQNTEKDWLSFKDHNELGTTLQQENQIQQILKISFDHLPSNLKRCFMYCSLFPKDYEFRKDELVKLWMAQGLIIQPRNEKAIEDVGDDYFKELLGRSFFQDIRKNKWGDIKKCKMHDLIHDLALLMVENECVLVNDGVGSIDKRTRHVSFLYNRRRPISRELVPRSFTQAKKLRTLDLTFNSISSLKKYHINLFRLRTLNLDRCCCHPPKFIDKLKHLRYLNLSDLDVRFLPTFITKLYNLETLILRYCRWLRELPKDISNLMNLRHLDLQGCSRLTHMPKGLGGMSSLQTMNLFVLGKDKGGNLSELNELKSLRGSLCVRGLQFCTTIDIENVKYFEEKSEIRKLELHWDTDKKKPRIDDASYAEDERTLECLKPHSNVGKMSIKGYRGMKLCDWVSSDYFLDGLVSIELCHCEKLEHLPQFDQFPYLKNLHLEDLTNIEYIDDSNSVSSSTTFFPSLEKLRIKKMPKLKGWWRRGEIPSNYSAQYNASLPTALHQLSQLWILDCPQLAFIPQHPPLQSLAIGGVGLKVFDMVIRMATNLAADSSSSSTLSKLSTLEIENIDIKFLSEALNCNMKDLESLTIQSCKYLQMSSSHLVYEEDDRLLYWKELSNLRKLRFWDIPKLEYLPKGLEHLTALEFLLLIGCENLVSIEGIGQLSSLSGLRILDCPKLRLLPEEIGHLVSLSHLSILKCHNLTSLPEGVCGLTSLSYLAIYDCPNLRTLPEGLSQIRSLKGSLYVLKCPKLRKSWKKQNKYRRLKKMFNLDNKQTGEDDRTEITFVKTRRSPDSLYRHYKHKLHYWF